In one window of Opitutaceae bacterium DNA:
- a CDS encoding acetylxylan esterase — protein MKSNSTPLRVSALLLLACAAAVAAEPQLPEQYREPFSRSFPIREEQQLQVKSYADKLLEEKAKEAMERVKPDFSNAKAYEASLAPYRAFLQAQFGTPPPGAKPGNIRRFERVGEDRHSVIYRVWIEVVDGVDTYGIYMVPKKRLPKAPLLIAQHGGGGTPEAICDLDTRANYTHFGFEAVKRGYIVWAPALAMHCSYCGDPVIPGVAREELDRKLKLVGTSIVGLELYKIIESTRTLMRTREEIDTDRVGMTGLSWGGFYTMYASALNPFIKVAVPSGYLKDYAMTLKRSAEGTARPPERETVGGLGGFQAMALICPRPCMLQLGRADTVINFAEAGPEVERTRSFYEKLGLADRFQFNVHEGGHVYETTAVLDFFDRHL, from the coding sequence ATGAAATCTAATTCGACCCCGTTGCGCGTGAGCGCCTTGTTGCTCCTTGCCTGTGCAGCGGCCGTCGCCGCGGAGCCGCAGCTTCCCGAGCAGTACCGCGAGCCCTTCTCGCGCTCCTTCCCGATTCGCGAGGAGCAGCAGCTGCAGGTCAAATCGTATGCCGACAAGCTCCTGGAGGAAAAGGCGAAGGAGGCGATGGAGCGCGTGAAGCCCGACTTTTCGAATGCAAAGGCCTACGAGGCGTCCCTGGCTCCCTACCGCGCCTTCCTCCAGGCCCAGTTCGGCACGCCGCCTCCTGGGGCGAAGCCGGGAAACATCAGGCGATTCGAGCGGGTTGGTGAGGATCGCCACAGCGTCATTTATCGCGTCTGGATCGAGGTGGTCGACGGCGTCGACACCTATGGCATCTACATGGTGCCGAAGAAGCGACTCCCCAAGGCGCCGCTGCTCATTGCGCAGCATGGCGGTGGTGGAACTCCGGAGGCGATCTGTGACCTCGATACGCGGGCCAACTACACGCATTTTGGATTCGAGGCGGTGAAGCGCGGCTACATTGTCTGGGCCCCGGCGCTGGCGATGCACTGCAGCTATTGCGGCGACCCGGTCATTCCGGGCGTCGCGCGTGAGGAACTCGATCGCAAACTTAAGCTGGTGGGCACGAGCATTGTCGGGCTCGAATTGTACAAGATCATTGAAAGCACGCGCACGCTGATGAGGACGCGCGAAGAGATCGACACCGACCGCGTGGGCATGACGGGTTTGTCCTGGGGTGGCTTCTACACGATGTATGCCTCGGCGTTGAATCCCTTCATCAAGGTCGCCGTGCCCTCCGGCTATTTGAAGGACTATGCGATGACTTTGAAACGCTCGGCGGAAGGCACTGCGCGCCCACCCGAGCGCGAAACCGTCGGCGGTCTGGGTGGTTTCCAGGCGATGGCGCTCATCTGCCCCAGGCCCTGCATGCTCCAGCTGGGCAGGGCGGACACGGTCATCAATTTTGCTGAAGCCGGGCCCGAGGTTGAGCGGACGAGAAGCTTTTATGAGAAGCTCGGTCTCGCGGACCGTTTTCAGTTCAATGTCCATGAAGGCGGCCATGTTTATGAAACGACGGCCGTGCTTGATTTTTTTGACCGGCATCTCTGA
- a CDS encoding CocE/NonD family hydrolase, which yields MKTSRKLFSACAVFVALAASAGLARPPEFEVIVRKDVMVPMRDGVRLATDLYLPARGGIPADGRFPVVLTRTPYDKSETAWTPLNEIGPYYASRGYVFVAQDTRGRFASEGEWHMLTDDGRDGWDCAAWIARQSWSDGKIGMFGTSYVGGTQHAMALEKVPQLTTVIPVDAMSNIGRQSLRNAGAFEMRFWNWIMTKVTKGSRAGRDPGTAAELMELSGQRFNYLKHLPIRPGTTPLQLAPEYEDWLVQAMRHGADDSFWAQNNILADPKRYKDMPVYLVGGWYDSWGGNTTANFTALSQAIKGPVYLIMGPWIHGDQGKSAHGQASFGADAAIPDPLAWRLEWYDHWLKGIENSVGRSAPFATNVRIFVMGTGDGRKTASGLLNHGGYWRNEREWPLARTRYTPYYFQPGGELSTTKPASKAGGTSFQFDPRDPVPTLGGPISSGDDIMQQGAWDQRGGPQFWNWPNPLPISARNDVLVFRTAPLEADVEVTGEIEVKFWASSSAVDTDFTAKLIDVYPPSGDFPHGFDLNIGDGIVRARFRDSLKEEKLMEPGKVYPFTLRIYPTSNVFKKGHRIRVDISSSNFPRFDVNPNTGEPLADNRRVVIATNTLVHDRSHPSHIVLPVIPAAQ from the coding sequence ATGAAAACCTCCAGAAAGCTGTTCTCCGCGTGCGCAGTGTTCGTCGCGCTCGCCGCAAGTGCCGGTCTTGCCCGTCCTCCCGAGTTTGAAGTCATCGTGAGAAAGGATGTGATGGTCCCGATGCGCGATGGCGTGAGGCTCGCCACTGATCTCTACCTGCCCGCCAGGGGCGGAATTCCAGCTGACGGCAGGTTCCCCGTCGTTCTCACCCGCACGCCGTACGACAAGTCGGAAACCGCCTGGACACCGCTCAATGAAATCGGGCCCTACTACGCGTCGCGCGGTTATGTGTTTGTCGCCCAGGACACGCGGGGGCGCTTTGCGTCGGAAGGGGAGTGGCACATGCTGACGGACGACGGCAGGGACGGCTGGGATTGCGCCGCGTGGATCGCCCGGCAATCCTGGTCGGACGGAAAGATCGGCATGTTTGGAACGTCGTATGTCGGCGGCACGCAGCATGCGATGGCTCTGGAGAAGGTGCCGCAGCTCACGACCGTCATTCCGGTGGATGCGATGTCGAACATCGGCCGTCAGAGCCTGCGCAATGCCGGCGCGTTCGAGATGCGCTTCTGGAACTGGATCATGACCAAGGTCACCAAGGGCAGCCGTGCGGGCCGCGATCCAGGCACGGCCGCCGAGCTCATGGAGCTCTCCGGGCAGCGATTCAACTACCTCAAGCACCTGCCCATCCGGCCGGGCACGACGCCGCTTCAGCTTGCACCGGAGTACGAGGACTGGCTCGTCCAGGCGATGAGGCATGGCGCCGACGATTCGTTCTGGGCGCAGAACAACATCCTCGCGGATCCGAAGCGCTACAAGGACATGCCCGTCTACCTGGTGGGCGGCTGGTACGATTCCTGGGGTGGGAACACGACCGCCAACTTCACTGCGCTGAGTCAGGCGATCAAGGGGCCGGTCTATCTCATCATGGGACCGTGGATCCACGGCGATCAGGGAAAGTCGGCGCATGGGCAGGCCAGCTTCGGCGCGGATGCCGCGATTCCCGATCCGCTGGCCTGGAGGCTCGAGTGGTATGATCACTGGCTGAAGGGTATCGAAAACTCGGTCGGTCGTTCGGCGCCGTTTGCCACAAACGTGCGGATTTTTGTCATGGGCACGGGTGATGGCCGGAAGACTGCGTCGGGGCTGCTTAACCACGGCGGCTACTGGCGCAACGAAAGGGAATGGCCGCTGGCCCGCACGCGCTACACGCCCTACTATTTTCAACCGGGAGGGGAGCTCTCCACCACGAAGCCGGCGTCAAAGGCTGGAGGCACGAGCTTCCAGTTTGATCCGCGGGACCCCGTGCCGACGCTCGGAGGTCCGATCTCCTCGGGCGACGACATCATGCAGCAGGGCGCGTGGGACCAGCGGGGCGGGCCGCAGTTCTGGAACTGGCCGAATCCGCTTCCTATCTCGGCGCGCAACGACGTCCTGGTTTTCCGCACCGCTCCGCTCGAGGCCGACGTTGAGGTCACCGGGGAGATCGAGGTGAAGTTCTGGGCGTCGTCGTCCGCTGTGGACACGGATTTCACGGCGAAGCTGATCGATGTGTATCCACCGAGTGGTGACTTCCCGCACGGTTTTGATCTCAACATTGGCGACGGCATCGTGCGCGCGCGCTTTCGCGACTCGCTGAAGGAGGAGAAGCTGATGGAGCCCGGCAAAGTCTATCCCTTCACTCTCAGGATCTATCCGACATCGAACGTCTTCAAGAAGGGCCACCGCATCCGCGTGGACATTTCGAGCAGCAATTTCCCGCGCTTTGACGTGAATCCCAACACTGGGGAGCCGCTTGCGGACAATCGCCGCGTGGTGATCGCCACCAACACACTGGTGCACGATCGTTCGCATCCCTCGCACATTGTTCTGCCGGTCATTCCCGCCGCGCAGTAA
- the ric gene encoding iron-sulfur cluster repair di-iron protein, giving the protein MSTSPQDRNSSKITPESMVGHIVAARPLLSGVFERVGIDFCCGGRITLAAACAKRGLDVNTFIAVLEAVPAAATTATDAAAMSLSALADHIEGTHHSFTKEELPVLVEQAQRVAMKHSGRDARLTEVAQTVHDMAREMFEHMAKEEEVLFPLVRALDQNGELPSRRGSIADPISEMEAEHQETGAALERLRTLTDNFTPDSESCNTHRALLAGLARFEEDLHLHVHKENNILFPRALARLPANV; this is encoded by the coding sequence ATGAGTACATCACCGCAAGACAGGAATTCCTCGAAAATCACGCCCGAGAGCATGGTAGGTCACATAGTGGCCGCCCGGCCGCTGCTGTCCGGAGTTTTTGAGCGCGTTGGCATCGACTTTTGCTGCGGCGGCAGGATCACCCTTGCAGCGGCGTGCGCCAAGCGCGGGCTGGATGTGAACACGTTCATTGCGGTGCTGGAGGCGGTGCCCGCCGCAGCCACGACGGCGACCGATGCGGCGGCGATGTCGCTGAGCGCGCTCGCGGATCACATCGAGGGCACGCATCATTCGTTCACCAAGGAGGAACTCCCGGTTCTCGTGGAGCAGGCGCAGCGCGTCGCCATGAAGCACTCGGGCCGTGACGCGCGGCTGACCGAGGTGGCGCAGACCGTTCATGACATGGCGCGTGAAATGTTCGAGCACATGGCCAAGGAGGAGGAGGTGCTTTTCCCGCTGGTTCGTGCGCTTGACCAGAATGGCGAGTTGCCCAGCAGGCGCGGTTCGATCGCCGATCCGATCTCGGAGATGGAGGCGGAGCATCAGGAAACCGGGGCGGCGCTTGAACGTCTGCGCACCCTGACGGACAATTTCACTCCGGATTCCGAGTCGTGCAACACGCACCGCGCGCTGCTGGCGGGGCTCGCGCGTTTTGAGGAGGATCTCCACCTGCACGTGCACAAGGAGAACAACATCCTTTTCCCGAGGGCGCTCGCACGCCTGCCGGCGAACGTCTAG
- a CDS encoding GDP-mannose 4,6-dehydratase, with translation MRILVTGGAGFLGSHLCDRLLRDGHEVICLDNFFTGRKGNITHLLANPFFELVRHDVIDPFKVEVDQIYNLACPASPPHYQYNPIKTTKTSVMGAINCLGLAKRLKARVFQASTSEVYGDPHVHPQPEAYWGNVNPIGRRSCYDEGKRCAETLFFDYHRENKVDIRVAR, from the coding sequence ATGCGCATCTTGGTCACCGGCGGCGCCGGATTCCTGGGCTCTCATCTTTGCGATCGTCTGCTCCGTGACGGGCATGAGGTCATCTGCCTCGACAATTTCTTCACGGGGCGGAAGGGGAACATCACCCACTTGCTGGCAAATCCGTTTTTCGAACTGGTGCGCCACGATGTGATCGATCCCTTCAAGGTCGAGGTCGACCAGATCTACAATCTGGCGTGTCCGGCGTCACCGCCGCACTACCAGTACAATCCCATCAAGACCACCAAGACCTCGGTCATGGGCGCGATCAACTGCCTCGGCCTGGCCAAGCGGTTGAAGGCGCGTGTCTTTCAGGCGAGCACAAGCGAGGTCTATGGTGATCCCCACGTCCATCCGCAGCCGGAAGCCTATTGGGGCAATGTCAATCCGATCGGCCGTCGCTCATGCTACGATGAAGGCAAACGATGCGCGGAGACCCTGTTCTTCGACTACCATCGTGAGAACAAGGTCGATATCCGGGTGGCGCGGA